Proteins encoded within one genomic window of Eurosta solidaginis isolate ZX-2024a chromosome 1, ASM4086904v1, whole genome shotgun sequence:
- the plx gene encoding TBC1 domain family member 1 isoform X3, with the protein MFTIPFHRDTILTTSLSDASALNKKHHAMAELMHQMRDPAHTLGGSVSSIPQTFVANGSTNDMSMQRALTGNGIHTTPATNLKLSEAARNAQHDASPNIVSSKMKSSKSYTHGLSNSAGTVHIPTSTSAQSNLSLLADISPNHTHFFEVMYVGKIRVSHKRVPFSFIDDALPKFKAYDAQRTRLMQLTAAATPSITTASGTATNRKLSLNVESTNANCSSIITFDLKNTSLKENDENEEIAAQSVEAEAVTATEAEAGTLTATVTETAMENKTKEEVAETVEDEPKAVEKENKSPRRLMRGLSQTEFPVIKDTAAEEEKDKDPTDTKVASNVIVNKHPSPPRRAAAEEEDTKEQQASQQQEENTTTATQQQTTIPQQPAYATLDNIPRQRDRSASYGCIPPYVEQNRTMVFLVGRSDLRLISPDRKQVLLYKDFKDVASCAQGQKNPDHFGIICREVHNDGYIGYVFKCQSDHVCDDIVAAISQAFVTCAEQKKKEAAQIFSCDHCPMLWYHKLCTDVEGLSEKKTQAMIFRRIESLTDDEQDMIWAKYYGSEKTSSPLAEQNQFLMMLLRAHCESRQQRHVHDTAENRSEFLNQYLGGSTIFMKAKRSLTNSFDHLLKRKASKDDIGVPHSLVHQLRENSVEPQSQAASRSDNDTPPEGFRSRSNTITGASPNKPVAEHMKSPMMDIFMKVGNSPRESEAHQASWRHAILNSVVTPSKGMEGDVHSEFMSPMRITHRTRGKRTREELRDLWKTAIRQTILLNRMETENAMLQARQNENELKRIKLDYEEILPCDKQLIERWEQIIERDSMKIGNKKDPKVLAQAIKNGVPRSKRGDVWTFLADQHSMNTAPVDTNKFPNFNTSYHTLLKNLTEHQHAIFIDLGRTFPNHKFYKDPLGLGQLSLFNLLKAYSILDPELGYCQGLGFICGILLLHCDEADAFQLLKHLMFRRQMRTKYLPDMKKFQLQLYQLSRLVKDHLPELYIWLDQNDVSPTLYAAPWILTVFSSQFPLGFVARVFDLLFLESSEVIFKFAIALLTVHEDELLARDNFEEIMDYLKTVVPKMEASAMEKIMKLVFTMDVSKQLTEYNVEYNVLQEEISTANHHLEMLNREKTRNMHLEQQLQFAQSSIAQLEKTRSSQQTQITSQQTQVQSLELTIQSLGHFVAQLAEQNIELELPGDVRRILQQLDDLERQRRKPHFAERKIGKSVSFNSHLGFPLKVLEELNEKEEHGSPQNKRKEKTPFFEHTYEQLRQQRINTHQQLQSGQISPTNAQTAIQQRKPLHSANNSLDDGSQQQLQQQQVRPNRLLDSPDKNTKFTELKLHDQLEQQYGGVASIHSPIEVDSGVGTPLSPPSTSSNSSSSGLSASSSGTGNSIFSRMGYKNTPTALSSLNSGQTLLYGAGTVSTTTTINNITIMKTNGANISKVIPTVAITLPTDVPQSGSEMHPLSMVGEVNVRFNGTTQLKSIRPIHHTRPMATVAAGVAAATNSALQEQQQQQQQRSNVVEDNSTGNNADSAQASNAAASNSRS; encoded by the exons ATGGCCGAGCTCATGCATCAAATGCGTGATCCAGCGCATACGCTTGGTGGCTCTGTTAGTAGCATTCCGCAAACGTTTGTTGCCAATGGTTCCACCAATGATATGTCAATGCAACGCGCACTCACCGGTAACGGTATTCATACAACACCGGCAACTAATCTTAAATTGAGCGAAGCTGCACGCAATGCTCAACATGATGCTAGTCCAAATATTGTGTCATCGAAAATGAAATCATCCAAATCGTATACACATGGTTTGAGTAATTCAGCAGGCACA GTGCACATTCCAACGTCTACCTCAGCGCAAAGTAATTTGTCGCTTTTAGCCGATATCTCACCAAATCACACGCACTTTTTCGAAGTTATGTATGTGGGTAAAATTCGTGTCTCACACAAACGTGTGCCCTTCTCATTTATCGATGATGCTTTACCCAAGTTCAAGGCGTACGATGCACAACGAACGCGTCTAATGCAGTTGACTGCCGCCGCTACGCCATCCATTACAACAGCGTCGGGAACAGCAACAAATCGTAAACTTTCATTGAATGTCGAGTCAACCAATGCCAATTGTAGTAGCATAATAACTTTTGACCTTAAAAATACTTCGCTCAAAGAGAACGACGAGAATGAGGAGATTGCAGCACAATCAGTGGAGGCAGAAGCGGTTACAGCAACAGAGGCAGAAGCAGGAACGTTAACGGCGACTGTAACAGAAACTGCGATGGAAAATAAAACGAAAGAAGAAGTTGCAGAAACTGTAGAGGATGAGCCAAAAGctgtggaaaaagaaaataaatcaccGCGTCGTTTAATGCGCGGCCTGAGTCAGACCGAATTTCCTGTTATAAAAGA TACCGCAGCTGAAGAAGAAAAGGACAAGGATCCCACAGACACGAAAGTTGCATCAAATGTTATAGTCAACAAACATCCATCACCGCCACGTCGAGCAGCAGCGGAAGAAGAAGATACAAAAGAGCAGCAAGCATCACAGCAACAAGAGGAaaacacaacaacagcaacacaacaacaaactaCAATACCACAACAACCAGCGTATGCAACGCTTGATAA CATCCCCAGACAACGCGATCGTTCCGCCTCATACGGCTGCATACCACCCTATGTGGAGCAGAATCGTACAATGGTCTTCCTTGTGGGCCGTTCCGATTTACGTCTCATCTCGCCAGATCGTAAGCAAGTGTTACTCTATAAGGACTTCAAAGATGTTGCAAGCTGCGCACAAGGTCAAAAAAATCCAGATCACTTTGGCATTATTTGTCGTGAGGTGCATAATGATGGCTATATTGGTTATGTATTCAAATGTCAATCGGATCATGTATGCGATGATATAGTCGCAGCCATTTCACAAGCTTTCGTAACATGCGCCgaacaaaaaaagaaagaagcagCACAAATTTTCTCTTGCGACCATTGTCCTATGTTGTGGTATCACAAACTCTGCACCGACGTTGAGGGTTTGAGTGAGAAGAAGACACAAGCAATGATATTTCGACGCATAGAATCACTAACCGATGATGAGCAGGATATGATTTGGGCTAAATATTATGGTTCGGAAAAGACGAGCTCTCCGCTAGCGGAacaaaatcaatttttaatgatgCTTTTACGTGCGCATTGTGAATCACGTCAACAGCGTCATGTACACGATACGGCTGAAAATCGTTCGGAGTTTTTGAATCAGTACTTGGGAGGTAGCACCATTTTCATGAAAGCTAAACGTTCGCTTACAAACTCATTTGATCATTTGCTCAAACGCAAGGCATCTAAGGATGATATTGGTGTGCCACATAGTTTAGTACATCAATTACGCGAAAATTCAGTTGAACCACAATCGCAGGCTGCTAGTCGTAGTGACAATGATACACCACCAGAGGGTTTCCGTTCGCGTTCAAATACCATAACTGGCGCTAGTCCTAATAAGCCAGTTGCTGAGCACATGAAGAGTCCCATGATGGATAT tttcatGAAAGTTGGTAATAGTCCGCGCGAATCAGAGGCACATCAAGCGTCATGGCGTCATGCAATTTTAAATAGTGTAGTTACCCCTTCAAAGGGTATGGAAGGTGATGTCCATAGCGAATTCATGTCACCAATGAGGATTACCC atcgcACTCGTGGCAAACGGACACGCGAAGAACTGCGCGATCTCTGGAAGACCGCTATTCGTCAGACTATTCTTCTGAATCGCATGGAAACTGAAAATGCTATGTTGCAAGCACGTCAAAATGAAAATGAACTAAAACGTATCAAACTCGATTACGAAGAGATACTTCCCTGCGATAAGCAGCTGATTGAACGCTGGGAACAGATCATTGAGCGAGACTCCATGAAGATCGGCAATAAAAAGGATCCCAAAGTATTAGCACAAGCAATTAAAAATGGTGTACCACGTTCGAAACGTGGCGATGTTTGGACTTTCCTAGCTGATCAGCATTCCATGAATACGGCGCCAGTGGATACAAACAAATTTCCCAATTTCAATACATCCTATCACACGTTGCTCAAGAATCTCACTGAACATCAACATGCCATTTTTATCGATCTAGGACGTACTTTTCCCAATCACAAATTTTATAAGGATCCGCTTGGTCTGGGACAACTATCGCTGTTCAATTTACTAAAAGCTTACTCAATACTCGATCCAGAACTTGGTTATTGTCAGGGCTTGGGTTTCATATGCGGCATATTATTGTTGCAT TGTGACGAAGCAGACGCTTTCCAATTGCTCAAACATCTTATGTTTAGACGCCAGATGCGTACAAAATATTTGCCAGATATGAAAAAGTTTCAACTACAGCTGTATCAGCTTTCACGTCTCGTCAAAGATCACTTGCCTGAGTTGTATATTTGGTTGGATCAAAATGATGTATCACCAACTTTGTATGCGGCACCTTGGATTTTAACTGTTTTTAGCTCACAATTTCCGCTTGGATTTGTGGCACGTGTTTTCGATTTGCTATTTCTTGAATCTTCGGAAGTGATTTTCAAATTTGCCATCGCTTTGTTAACCGTTCACGAGGATGAATTATTGGCACGTGATAACTTTGAAGAAATTATGGATTATCTCAAGACGGTCGTACCGAAAATGGAAGCGAGCGCTATggagaaaataatgaaattg GTATTCACCATGGACGTCAGCAAGCAGTTGACCGAATATAACGTAGAATACAATGTCTTACAAGAAGAGATATCAACAGCCAATCACCATTTGGAGATGTTGAACCGGGAAAAGACACGAAATATGCATCTGGAACAGCAATTACAG TTTGCACAATCCTCAATCGCGCAGCTTGAGAAGACACGCTCATCCCAACAAACTCAAATTACCTCACAACAGACGCAGGTACAATCGCTCGAGCTAACCATACAATCACTTGGACATTTTGTCGCACAATTGGCTGAGCAAAATATTGAGCTTGAACTACCAGGTGATGTGCGTCGTATATTACAACAATTAGACGATTTGGAACGTCAACGGCGCAAACCACATTTCGCTGAACGCAAAATTGGCAAATCTGTTTCGTTCAATAGTCATTTGGGGTTTCCACTAAAGGTGTTAGAAGAGTTGAACGAAAAAGAAGAACATGGTTCGCCACAAAACAAGAGGAAGGAGAAGACACCTTTTTTTGAGCACACTTATGAACAATTACGACAACAACGCATCAATACGCATCAACAACTACAAAGTGGACAAATATCACCAACAAATGCGCAAACGGCAATACAACAACGTAAACCATTGCATAGCGCCAACAATTCACTCGATGATGGTAGTCAGCAACAATTGCAACAACAGCAAGTACGACCAAATCGTTTACTCGATTCACCAGACAAAAACACCAAATTTACCGAACTCAAATTGCATGATCAGTTGGAGCAACAATACGGTGGCGTTGCCAGCATACATAGTCCAATTGAGGTGGATAGTGGTGTAGGCACACCACTCAGCCCGCCTAGCACAAGCAGCAATAGTAGTAGTAGCGGGCTTAGTGCATCATCTAGTGGTACGGGCAATAGTATTTTCAGTCGTATGGGTTATAAGAATACACCAACCGCACTCTCTTCGCTCAATAGCGGACAAACGTTGTTGTATGGTGCAGGAACTGTAAGCacgacaacaacaataaacaacaTAACAATAATGAAAACAAATGGTGCTAACATAAGTAAAGTTATTCCAACTGTGGCGATCACTTTGCCGACAGATGTACCACAATCCGGCTCAGAAATGCATCCATTAAGTATGGTTGGAGAAGTGAATGTGCGTTTTAATGGTACAACACAATTGAAATCGATACGACCGATACATCATACACGCCCAATGGCCACTGTGGCAGCTGGTGTGGCTGCAGCAACAAATTCTGCattacaagaacaacaacaacagcagcaacagagAAGTAATGTTGTTGAAGATAACAGCACTGGCAACAACGCTGATTCTGCTCAGGCGTCAAATGCGGCTGCGTCGAATAGCCGCAGCTAA
- the plx gene encoding TBC1 domain family member 1 isoform X4, giving the protein MKMAELMHQMRDPAHTLGGSVSSIPQTFVANGSTNDMSMQRALTGNGIHTTPATNLKLSEAARNAQHDASPNIVSSKMKSSKSYTHGLSNSAGTVHIPTSTSAQSNLSLLADISPNHTHFFEVMYVGKIRVSHKRVPFSFIDDALPKFKAYDAQRTRLMQLTAAATPSITTASGTATNRKLSLNVESTNANCSSIITFDLKNTSLKENDENEEIAAQSVEAEAVTATEAEAGTLTATVTETAMENKTKEEVAETVEDEPKAVEKENKSPRRLMRGLSQTEFPVIKDTAAEEEKDKDPTDTKVASNVIVNKHPSPPRRAAAEEEDTKEQQASQQQEENTTTATQQQTTIPQQPAYATLDNIPRQRDRSASYGCIPPYVEQNRTMVFLVGRSDLRLISPDRKQVLLYKDFKDVASCAQGQKNPDHFGIICREVHNDGYIGYVFKCQSDHVCDDIVAAISQAFVTCAEQKKKEAAQIFSCDHCPMLWYHKLCTDVEGLSEKKTQAMIFRRIESLTDDEQDMIWAKYYGSEKTSSPLAEQNQFLMMLLRAHCESRQQRHVHDTAENRSEFLNQYLGGSTIFMKAKRSLTNSFDHLLKRKASKDDIGVPHSLVHQLRENSVEPQSQAASRSDNDTPPEGFRSRSNTITGASPNKPVAEHMKSPMMDIFMKVGNSPRESEAHQASWRHAILNSVVTPSKGMEGDVHSEFMSPMRITHRTRGKRTREELRDLWKTAIRQTILLNRMETENAMLQARQNENELKRIKLDYEEILPCDKQLIERWEQIIERDSMKIGNKKDPKVLAQAIKNGVPRSKRGDVWTFLADQHSMNTAPVDTNKFPNFNTSYHTLLKNLTEHQHAIFIDLGRTFPNHKFYKDPLGLGQLSLFNLLKAYSILDPELGYCQGLGFICGILLLHCDEADAFQLLKHLMFRRQMRTKYLPDMKKFQLQLYQLSRLVKDHLPELYIWLDQNDVSPTLYAAPWILTVFSSQFPLGFVARVFDLLFLESSEVIFKFAIALLTVHEDELLARDNFEEIMDYLKTVVPKMEASAMEKIMKLVFTMDVSKQLTEYNVEYNVLQEEISTANHHLEMLNREKTRNMHLEQQLQFAQSSIAQLEKTRSSQQTQITSQQTQVQSLELTIQSLGHFVAQLAEQNIELELPGDVRRILQQLDDLERQRRKPHFAERKIGKSVSFNSHLGFPLKVLEELNEKEEHGSPQNKRKEKTPFFEHTYEQLRQQRINTHQQLQSGQISPTNAQTAIQQRKPLHSANNSLDDGSQQQLQQQQVRPNRLLDSPDKNTKFTELKLHDQLEQQYGGVASIHSPIEVDSGVGTPLSPPSTSSNSSSSGLSASSSGTGNSIFSRMGYKNTPTALSSLNSGQTLLYGAGTVSTTTTINNITIMKTNGANISKVIPTVAITLPTDVPQSGSEMHPLSMVGEVNVRFNGTTQLKSIRPIHHTRPMATVAAGVAAATNSALQEQQQQQQQRSNVVEDNSTGNNADSAQASNAAASNSRS; this is encoded by the exons ATGGCCGAGCTCATGCATCAAATGCGTGATCCAGCGCATACGCTTGGTGGCTCTGTTAGTAGCATTCCGCAAACGTTTGTTGCCAATGGTTCCACCAATGATATGTCAATGCAACGCGCACTCACCGGTAACGGTATTCATACAACACCGGCAACTAATCTTAAATTGAGCGAAGCTGCACGCAATGCTCAACATGATGCTAGTCCAAATATTGTGTCATCGAAAATGAAATCATCCAAATCGTATACACATGGTTTGAGTAATTCAGCAGGCACA GTGCACATTCCAACGTCTACCTCAGCGCAAAGTAATTTGTCGCTTTTAGCCGATATCTCACCAAATCACACGCACTTTTTCGAAGTTATGTATGTGGGTAAAATTCGTGTCTCACACAAACGTGTGCCCTTCTCATTTATCGATGATGCTTTACCCAAGTTCAAGGCGTACGATGCACAACGAACGCGTCTAATGCAGTTGACTGCCGCCGCTACGCCATCCATTACAACAGCGTCGGGAACAGCAACAAATCGTAAACTTTCATTGAATGTCGAGTCAACCAATGCCAATTGTAGTAGCATAATAACTTTTGACCTTAAAAATACTTCGCTCAAAGAGAACGACGAGAATGAGGAGATTGCAGCACAATCAGTGGAGGCAGAAGCGGTTACAGCAACAGAGGCAGAAGCAGGAACGTTAACGGCGACTGTAACAGAAACTGCGATGGAAAATAAAACGAAAGAAGAAGTTGCAGAAACTGTAGAGGATGAGCCAAAAGctgtggaaaaagaaaataaatcaccGCGTCGTTTAATGCGCGGCCTGAGTCAGACCGAATTTCCTGTTATAAAAGA TACCGCAGCTGAAGAAGAAAAGGACAAGGATCCCACAGACACGAAAGTTGCATCAAATGTTATAGTCAACAAACATCCATCACCGCCACGTCGAGCAGCAGCGGAAGAAGAAGATACAAAAGAGCAGCAAGCATCACAGCAACAAGAGGAaaacacaacaacagcaacacaacaacaaactaCAATACCACAACAACCAGCGTATGCAACGCTTGATAA CATCCCCAGACAACGCGATCGTTCCGCCTCATACGGCTGCATACCACCCTATGTGGAGCAGAATCGTACAATGGTCTTCCTTGTGGGCCGTTCCGATTTACGTCTCATCTCGCCAGATCGTAAGCAAGTGTTACTCTATAAGGACTTCAAAGATGTTGCAAGCTGCGCACAAGGTCAAAAAAATCCAGATCACTTTGGCATTATTTGTCGTGAGGTGCATAATGATGGCTATATTGGTTATGTATTCAAATGTCAATCGGATCATGTATGCGATGATATAGTCGCAGCCATTTCACAAGCTTTCGTAACATGCGCCgaacaaaaaaagaaagaagcagCACAAATTTTCTCTTGCGACCATTGTCCTATGTTGTGGTATCACAAACTCTGCACCGACGTTGAGGGTTTGAGTGAGAAGAAGACACAAGCAATGATATTTCGACGCATAGAATCACTAACCGATGATGAGCAGGATATGATTTGGGCTAAATATTATGGTTCGGAAAAGACGAGCTCTCCGCTAGCGGAacaaaatcaatttttaatgatgCTTTTACGTGCGCATTGTGAATCACGTCAACAGCGTCATGTACACGATACGGCTGAAAATCGTTCGGAGTTTTTGAATCAGTACTTGGGAGGTAGCACCATTTTCATGAAAGCTAAACGTTCGCTTACAAACTCATTTGATCATTTGCTCAAACGCAAGGCATCTAAGGATGATATTGGTGTGCCACATAGTTTAGTACATCAATTACGCGAAAATTCAGTTGAACCACAATCGCAGGCTGCTAGTCGTAGTGACAATGATACACCACCAGAGGGTTTCCGTTCGCGTTCAAATACCATAACTGGCGCTAGTCCTAATAAGCCAGTTGCTGAGCACATGAAGAGTCCCATGATGGATAT tttcatGAAAGTTGGTAATAGTCCGCGCGAATCAGAGGCACATCAAGCGTCATGGCGTCATGCAATTTTAAATAGTGTAGTTACCCCTTCAAAGGGTATGGAAGGTGATGTCCATAGCGAATTCATGTCACCAATGAGGATTACCC atcgcACTCGTGGCAAACGGACACGCGAAGAACTGCGCGATCTCTGGAAGACCGCTATTCGTCAGACTATTCTTCTGAATCGCATGGAAACTGAAAATGCTATGTTGCAAGCACGTCAAAATGAAAATGAACTAAAACGTATCAAACTCGATTACGAAGAGATACTTCCCTGCGATAAGCAGCTGATTGAACGCTGGGAACAGATCATTGAGCGAGACTCCATGAAGATCGGCAATAAAAAGGATCCCAAAGTATTAGCACAAGCAATTAAAAATGGTGTACCACGTTCGAAACGTGGCGATGTTTGGACTTTCCTAGCTGATCAGCATTCCATGAATACGGCGCCAGTGGATACAAACAAATTTCCCAATTTCAATACATCCTATCACACGTTGCTCAAGAATCTCACTGAACATCAACATGCCATTTTTATCGATCTAGGACGTACTTTTCCCAATCACAAATTTTATAAGGATCCGCTTGGTCTGGGACAACTATCGCTGTTCAATTTACTAAAAGCTTACTCAATACTCGATCCAGAACTTGGTTATTGTCAGGGCTTGGGTTTCATATGCGGCATATTATTGTTGCAT TGTGACGAAGCAGACGCTTTCCAATTGCTCAAACATCTTATGTTTAGACGCCAGATGCGTACAAAATATTTGCCAGATATGAAAAAGTTTCAACTACAGCTGTATCAGCTTTCACGTCTCGTCAAAGATCACTTGCCTGAGTTGTATATTTGGTTGGATCAAAATGATGTATCACCAACTTTGTATGCGGCACCTTGGATTTTAACTGTTTTTAGCTCACAATTTCCGCTTGGATTTGTGGCACGTGTTTTCGATTTGCTATTTCTTGAATCTTCGGAAGTGATTTTCAAATTTGCCATCGCTTTGTTAACCGTTCACGAGGATGAATTATTGGCACGTGATAACTTTGAAGAAATTATGGATTATCTCAAGACGGTCGTACCGAAAATGGAAGCGAGCGCTATggagaaaataatgaaattg GTATTCACCATGGACGTCAGCAAGCAGTTGACCGAATATAACGTAGAATACAATGTCTTACAAGAAGAGATATCAACAGCCAATCACCATTTGGAGATGTTGAACCGGGAAAAGACACGAAATATGCATCTGGAACAGCAATTACAG TTTGCACAATCCTCAATCGCGCAGCTTGAGAAGACACGCTCATCCCAACAAACTCAAATTACCTCACAACAGACGCAGGTACAATCGCTCGAGCTAACCATACAATCACTTGGACATTTTGTCGCACAATTGGCTGAGCAAAATATTGAGCTTGAACTACCAGGTGATGTGCGTCGTATATTACAACAATTAGACGATTTGGAACGTCAACGGCGCAAACCACATTTCGCTGAACGCAAAATTGGCAAATCTGTTTCGTTCAATAGTCATTTGGGGTTTCCACTAAAGGTGTTAGAAGAGTTGAACGAAAAAGAAGAACATGGTTCGCCACAAAACAAGAGGAAGGAGAAGACACCTTTTTTTGAGCACACTTATGAACAATTACGACAACAACGCATCAATACGCATCAACAACTACAAAGTGGACAAATATCACCAACAAATGCGCAAACGGCAATACAACAACGTAAACCATTGCATAGCGCCAACAATTCACTCGATGATGGTAGTCAGCAACAATTGCAACAACAGCAAGTACGACCAAATCGTTTACTCGATTCACCAGACAAAAACACCAAATTTACCGAACTCAAATTGCATGATCAGTTGGAGCAACAATACGGTGGCGTTGCCAGCATACATAGTCCAATTGAGGTGGATAGTGGTGTAGGCACACCACTCAGCCCGCCTAGCACAAGCAGCAATAGTAGTAGTAGCGGGCTTAGTGCATCATCTAGTGGTACGGGCAATAGTATTTTCAGTCGTATGGGTTATAAGAATACACCAACCGCACTCTCTTCGCTCAATAGCGGACAAACGTTGTTGTATGGTGCAGGAACTGTAAGCacgacaacaacaataaacaacaTAACAATAATGAAAACAAATGGTGCTAACATAAGTAAAGTTATTCCAACTGTGGCGATCACTTTGCCGACAGATGTACCACAATCCGGCTCAGAAATGCATCCATTAAGTATGGTTGGAGAAGTGAATGTGCGTTTTAATGGTACAACACAATTGAAATCGATACGACCGATACATCATACACGCCCAATGGCCACTGTGGCAGCTGGTGTGGCTGCAGCAACAAATTCTGCattacaagaacaacaacaacagcagcaacagagAAGTAATGTTGTTGAAGATAACAGCACTGGCAACAACGCTGATTCTGCTCAGGCGTCAAATGCGGCTGCGTCGAATAGCCGCAGCTAA